CAATCAACACTGCACGCCGTGCATTGGCATCAATGTGTAGCTTTTTTGCTCGATTGTAGACATCCACCTTGAGAAAATTGTCAAGAATAAGATTTTTGATAAAATTATCCTTATCAAATCTCTCCTTGTATGCGACTAATAAACTTTCAATCTGATAGGCCACCATCTTTCCTATCATATATACATCGTCATTGCCATTATTTCCCTGTGCGAGCAATACATACTCTAGTTGGTTCTCATCAAAAATTTTAAAATATTGAAAACCGTTCACAACTTGGGAATCTGCTGGCGAGCTCACAAATGTAATGATTGAACTCTCATACTGGTCCGCCTCAGAAAAAGTGGTCGCAAGCAACTTTCCCTCTGTATCACAAACACACAAATCTGTGCGAGTGATATTCTTCAGACCATCAATAGTACTTTGTAAAATTTGATTTGAAATCATACCGCTGTCTCCTTTGTGAAAAGTAACGATTATTATCTTTATAATATAGCATTTTCACTAAAAGTGCAATATACTCCATCAACTTTACCAAAAAAAATCTTTTTTTCTTTTTGATGCTGTTAATTTTTTTGTTTTTCTAAAAATCCCTCTCCCAAAACCTCTCGCACATCCGACACGGTAACAAATGCATTTTCATCAATGCTATGAACGATCGTCTTTAATTCTACAATTTCCTTCTTTGCAACTACACAAATCAAAACCAACTTTTCTTCTTTCGAATACATTCCTCTAGCATAAAATCCCGTCACACCTCGATCCATTTTTGTCAAAATTTCCTTGGCAATGTCTTGGGCATATTCGGAGATAATCATCGCCTGCTTTGAAAACTTCATACCCTCGAGCAGTCCATCTGACACTTGCATACTGATATACACAGCCAAAAGGGCATAGAGAGATTGTCGTATGCCAAAGACAGCAATACCCAAAACAACAATGATAGCATCCACAGCCTGTAAAATTTCTACTAAACTAAATCTTGGCAATTTCTTGTGAATCAATGCGGACAATAAATCTGTTCCACCACTGGTTGCTCGCTGCAATAAAATTAAACCAACGCCAATTCCTGAGAGTACTCCACCGAAAAGCGATGACAACATAATATCATCCCCAACTATGTCAATTTTTGGCAAAATAGCAAGTCCAATGGTCAACATTGCGGTGGCATATAATGTCCTTTGTACGAACTTCCAGCCCTGCATTGGAATGGCCAACAAGAACAATGGAACATTGATCACCACATTGGTGATCCAAAGTGGCACATGCCAAAGTTCTTTTAATATAATGGCAAGACCAGAAATTCCGCCAGTCACAAGCCCCATTGGATCAAATAGATTTTTTACTGCAAATGCTAAAATCCATGTTCCACAGCCCATGATGGCATAGTCCCAGAATACCCTTGTCATTTTCTTCATTTCTTTAAAACAATATCCTCCTCTAATAGTACAATTTTTCCCTCTTTCAAGAGATGCCCAATGGCACGCTTAAATGCATTTTTACTTAAACCAAACTTCTTTTTAATAAATTCTGGCGAAGAATGATCCGTTGCTCCAAGGTTTCCTCCATTTTTTTGCATTCTTTCATAGAGAACTTCTGCATCTTGATTTAATTGCAAATACGCTTTCTTTCTTGGGCTCAAGTCAAGCTTTCCATCTTCTCTCACCCGAAGTATTCTTGCATGAACGCTCTCCCCAACATGATATTGTTCAAAGCTCTCATTCTTTGGAATCAATCCAAAGTAAGTATCGTCTACTGCAACAAATACCCCCATATTTTGAATCTCATATACAGTTCCTCTTACCTCCTCATCTTTTTTATATTGAGTATTTGCTTTCAAATACGGATACACACGCATTGTTGCTGCCAGCCTCTGTGTCCGATCAACGTAGAGTGCACACAGCACCTCGTCCCCCTTGGCCACCTGACCTTCCATTTGCTTAAATGGCAAGAGCACATCCTTTTCGAGTCCAATATCAACAAATGCCCCCATTTTTGCCACATCATTTACCTTTAATTTTTTTACTTGTCCCACTTCCAACAGTGGCTCCTTTGTTGTCGCAATCAAGCGATCTGCACTGTCCTTGTACAAAAACACTTCCATCTTCATTCCCACACTCACATCTTCTGGCAATTGCTTTTTGGGAAGCAGCACGCTCTCCGTCTTTTCGCCTTCTCCAACTTCCGTCAAATATGCACCAAAGTCCTTGATCCTCGCCACCTCTAAAATTTGTTTCTTTCCTAAATCCATATTTTTTCCTTTCTTACACGTAGCAAAAGAGCTGTTACTTTACTGTAACAGCTCTTTTCATCATACAAAATATTATTTAAAAATACAAGTAAATTAACCAAGGAATAACTTTAAATCATCCTCAACGGTTCCAATGCCAGCAATTCCAAAATTCTCCACCAATACCTTAGCTACATTTGGTGAAAGGAAGGCAGGAAGTGTTGGTCCAAGGTGAATATTCTTTACACCTAAGTATAGAAGTGCCAACAACACAATTACGGCCTTTTGCTCATACCAAGCAATATTATAGCTGATTGGAAGATCATTGATACTCTCCACACCAAAGACTTCCTTTAACTTCAATGCGATCACAGCAAGTGAATAGGAGTCATTGCACTGTCCTGCATCAAGTACTCTTGGAA
This region of Lachnospiraceae bacterium oral taxon 096 genomic DNA includes:
- a CDS encoding S1 RNA-binding domain-containing protein, whose product is MDLGKKQILEVARIKDFGAYLTEVGEGEKTESVLLPKKQLPEDVSVGMKMEVFLYKDSADRLIATTKEPLLEVGQVKKLKVNDVAKMGAFVDIGLEKDVLLPFKQMEGQVAKGDEVLCALYVDRTQRLAATMRVYPYLKANTQYKKDEEVRGTVYEIQNMGVFVAVDDTYFGLIPKNESFEQYHVGESVHARILRVREDGKLDLSPRKKAYLQLNQDAEVLYERMQKNGGNLGATDHSSPEFIKKKFGLSKNAFKRAIGHLLKEGKIVLLEEDIVLKK
- a CDS encoding YitT family protein produces the protein MTRVFWDYAIMGCGTWILAFAVKNLFDPMGLVTGGISGLAIILKELWHVPLWITNVVINVPLFLLAIPMQGWKFVQRTLYATAMLTIGLAILPKIDIVGDDIMLSSLFGGVLSGIGVGLILLQRATSGGTDLLSALIHKKLPRFSLVEILQAVDAIIVVLGIAVFGIRQSLYALLAVYISMQVSDGLLEGMKFSKQAMIISEYAQDIAKEILTKMDRGVTGFYARGMYSKEEKLVLICVVAKKEIVELKTIVHSIDENAFVTVSDVREVLGEGFLEKQKN